The following proteins are encoded in a genomic region of Gloeomargarita sp. SKYB120:
- the mutS gene encoding DNA mismatch repair protein MutS, with the protein MLENSDYRQVDREQLVDMLRHYCQVKDQYQHALLLYRVGDFYETFFQDAITVARELELYLTSKYGGKEIGKVPMAGIPYHALERYANQLLKKGYAVAICDQTEDAAIAEKERRMVRREVTRVFTPGTLLEEALLPARENNFLAALVLQGEHWGLAHGDVSTGEFRLTQAQGLDNLTQELLRIQPAEIVLPTEIPDLIGLLRPGESEGKIPAGLPTQFTYTLQPQRFFQLAQARQQLLETYGLKSLEGLGCEHLPLAIRAAGGLLAYLAQHQGHYHTGLQLPTTYFISEFMRLDQQTRRNLELTQTVREGAFHGSLLWAIDRTVTGMGARLLRRWLLQPLLDVEAINARLDAIAELVNKGLLRQQVREHIKQVYDLERLLGRVQAGTANARDLLALADSLLAASRLAQVLADVQSQYLRDLQSIPPELEALGERIRESLVESPPVTLTEGGLIRAGVDAELDRLRQTLADDQNWIAQLEVTEKQRTGIPTLKVGFNKTFGYYISITRSKSEQAPPDYIRKQTLTNEERYITPELKEREIRILNLQTEINQREYELFLQLRQAVSLHQHLIRPLAQKIAQVDVLAGLAEVAVIHNYHRPEIVQGRELVIKQGRHPVVEQLLPAGCFVPNDTELGTGTDLMILTGPNASGKSCYLRQVGLIQLLAQMGSFVPATQAKVGICDRIFTRVGAVDDLAMGQSTFMVEMCETANILHHATDRSLVLLDEIGRGTATFDGLAIAWSVAEYLAVYLRCRAIFATHYHELNQLENTLKNVANYQVVVQELADQIVFLHQVRPGGADRSYGIEAGRLAGLPPIVINRAREIMHRLEKHSQITLGDTAVQGELPLFAPNATG; encoded by the coding sequence ATGTTGGAAAATAGCGACTATCGCCAGGTAGACCGTGAGCAATTGGTGGATATGTTGCGCCACTATTGCCAGGTCAAAGACCAGTACCAGCACGCGCTTTTGCTCTATCGGGTGGGCGATTTCTATGAGACGTTTTTCCAAGATGCCATAACGGTGGCGCGGGAGTTAGAACTCTATTTGACCAGTAAATACGGGGGCAAAGAAATTGGCAAAGTTCCCATGGCTGGCATCCCCTACCACGCGCTAGAACGATATGCCAATCAATTACTCAAAAAAGGCTATGCCGTAGCGATTTGCGACCAGACGGAAGATGCAGCGATTGCCGAAAAAGAACGACGCATGGTGCGGCGAGAAGTCACGCGGGTCTTTACACCGGGGACGCTGTTAGAAGAAGCGCTTTTGCCGGCACGGGAAAATAACTTTTTGGCGGCTTTGGTGTTGCAAGGGGAACACTGGGGATTGGCGCATGGAGATGTCTCGACAGGGGAATTTCGTTTGACGCAGGCGCAAGGTTTGGACAATCTCACGCAAGAACTGCTGCGCATTCAACCGGCGGAAATTGTTTTGCCCACGGAAATTCCTGATTTGATTGGGCTATTACGACCTGGGGAATCAGAAGGGAAAATTCCTGCTGGTCTGCCCACCCAATTTACCTATACATTGCAGCCGCAACGTTTTTTTCAACTGGCCCAGGCGCGACAACAATTGTTAGAAACCTATGGGTTGAAGTCGCTGGAAGGGCTGGGATGTGAGCATTTGCCGCTGGCGATTCGGGCGGCGGGGGGATTACTGGCGTATTTGGCGCAACATCAAGGGCACTACCATACGGGGCTGCAGTTGCCCACGACCTACTTCATCAGCGAGTTCATGCGGCTGGACCAGCAGACGCGCCGGAATTTGGAACTGACGCAGACCGTGCGGGAAGGGGCGTTTCACGGGTCGTTGCTCTGGGCGATTGACCGGACGGTGACGGGGATGGGGGCGCGTCTGCTCCGGCGTTGGCTGCTGCAACCGCTGCTGGATGTGGAGGCCATCAATGCCCGCCTGGATGCGATTGCAGAGCTGGTTAACAAGGGGTTGTTGCGGCAACAGGTGCGGGAGCATATCAAGCAAGTGTATGACCTAGAGCGGTTGCTAGGGCGGGTGCAGGCGGGAACGGCCAATGCCCGAGATTTGCTGGCGCTGGCGGATTCCCTGTTGGCGGCAAGTCGGCTGGCCCAGGTGCTGGCTGATGTCCAGTCCCAGTACTTGCGGGATTTGCAGTCCATACCGCCGGAACTAGAAGCGCTGGGGGAACGCATACGGGAATCTCTGGTGGAATCGCCGCCGGTGACGTTGACCGAAGGGGGGTTGATTCGTGCTGGCGTTGATGCAGAACTCGACCGCTTGCGCCAAACGCTCGCCGATGACCAAAACTGGATTGCCCAATTGGAAGTGACGGAAAAACAACGCACAGGGATTCCGACGCTGAAGGTGGGCTTTAATAAAACCTTTGGCTATTACATCAGCATCACCCGCTCCAAAAGTGAACAGGCGCCGCCGGATTATATTCGCAAGCAAACGCTCACCAACGAAGAACGTTACATTACACCAGAGTTGAAAGAGCGGGAAATTCGGATTTTGAATCTACAGACGGAAATCAATCAACGGGAGTATGAATTGTTTTTGCAATTGCGCCAGGCAGTGTCTTTGCACCAGCATCTAATCCGGCCCTTGGCCCAAAAAATTGCGCAGGTGGATGTGCTGGCGGGACTGGCGGAAGTGGCAGTGATCCACAACTATCACCGGCCAGAGATTGTCCAGGGACGGGAACTGGTGATCAAACAGGGACGGCACCCAGTAGTGGAGCAATTGTTACCGGCGGGGTGTTTTGTCCCGAACGATACGGAATTAGGCACGGGTACCGATTTGATGATCTTGACGGGGCCAAACGCCAGTGGCAAAAGCTGTTATTTGCGACAGGTGGGCTTGATTCAGTTGCTGGCCCAAATGGGTAGTTTTGTCCCAGCGACGCAGGCCAAAGTTGGCATTTGCGACCGCATTTTTACCCGCGTGGGGGCGGTGGATGACTTGGCAATGGGACAGTCCACGTTCATGGTAGAAATGTGCGAAACGGCCAACATTTTGCATCATGCGACGGACCGTTCGCTGGTGTTGCTGGATGAAATTGGACGGGGGACGGCCACCTTTGATGGGCTGGCGATTGCTTGGTCGGTGGCGGAATACCTGGCGGTTTATTTGCGTTGCCGGGCGATTTTTGCCACGCACTACCACGAGTTAAATCAACTGGAAAATACTTTGAAAAATGTGGCGAATTATCAAGTGGTGGTGCAGGAGCTAGCGGACCAGATTGTGTTTTTGCACCAGGTGCGACCGGGGGGCGCCGACCGTTCCTATGGCATTGAAGCCGGACGTTTGGCTGGTTTACCCCCCATCGTTATTAACCGGGCGCGGGAGATCATGCACCGGTTAGAAAAGCATTCTCAGATCACTTTGGGGGATACGGCGGTACAGGGAGAGTTGCCACTGTTTGCGCCTAACGCCACTGGCTGA
- a CDS encoding SpoIID/LytB domain-containing protein — protein MSLFWLRTTVVAGVIALSWGAVAWATELRVCIQQGVKTVRVGVSGAAVVTDGAGRTLGPLPPMLGFTAQLQGGQVRLHTYQARDLWVRPTDGGFVYISDDWYRGRLRLVARTDGLLAVNHVPLEAYLFSVVGSEMYPDWPLEALKAQAVAARSFVLYRLRRPADRDFDVGRTVTWQAYKGYSRESDRTREAVLATTGQVLTYRGQIIEAVYHAASGGHTENVEDIWASPRPYLRGVPDFDQEAPVYSWQKTFTPAELSRLLPGVGRVTGFTVERRTPRGRVLQIRVTGTQGSRTFSGAELRQLLDLRSTLFDVIPTPSDVASADLLHPTPGGFTFQGRGFGHGLGMSQWGAYALAQRGYNYQQILQYYYQGVEISQWR, from the coding sequence ATGAGCTTATTTTGGTTGCGCACGACGGTTGTCGCTGGGGTCATCGCGCTAAGTTGGGGAGCCGTCGCCTGGGCCACCGAACTGCGGGTGTGTATTCAGCAAGGGGTCAAAACAGTGCGGGTCGGCGTTTCCGGCGCAGCAGTGGTGACCGATGGAGCTGGACGCACCCTGGGACCTTTGCCACCGATGCTGGGATTCACGGCGCAACTCCAGGGGGGACAAGTCCGGCTACACACCTACCAGGCGCGGGATTTGTGGGTGCGACCGACCGATGGCGGGTTTGTCTATATCAGTGATGATTGGTACCGAGGACGCCTGCGCTTAGTGGCGCGAACCGACGGGCTGCTGGCGGTCAATCACGTGCCGTTGGAAGCGTATCTCTTCAGCGTGGTGGGTTCGGAAATGTACCCCGATTGGCCCTTGGAAGCCCTGAAAGCCCAGGCCGTAGCCGCCCGTTCCTTTGTCCTGTACCGGCTGCGCCGCCCGGCTGACCGGGATTTCGACGTGGGCCGCACGGTGACTTGGCAAGCCTACAAGGGCTACAGCCGCGAATCGGACCGCACCCGCGAAGCCGTGTTAGCCACCACCGGTCAAGTGCTCACCTACCGGGGCCAGATCATCGAAGCGGTGTATCATGCGGCGTCGGGGGGCCATACGGAAAATGTGGAAGATATTTGGGCGTCGCCCCGGCCCTACCTGCGCGGTGTACCCGACTTTGACCAGGAAGCGCCTGTTTATAGCTGGCAGAAAACCTTTACCCCGGCAGAACTCAGTCGCCTGCTCCCCGGCGTGGGTCGAGTCACGGGCTTTACCGTCGAGCGCCGCACTCCCCGTGGTCGCGTTCTCCAGATACGGGTCACAGGCACCCAGGGCAGTCGCACCTTCAGCGGGGCTGAACTCCGGCAACTGCTGGACTTGCGCAGTACCTTGTTTGACGTCATTCCTACCCCCAGCGATGTCGCCAGCGCCGATTTGCTCCACCCCACACCTGGCGGTTTTACGTTTCAAGGACGGGGCTTCGGGCATGGGCTGGGCATGAGTCAATGGGGAGCCTACGCCTTGGCCCAACGCGGGTACAACTACCAGCAAATTCTCCAGTACTACTACCAGGGTGTGGAAATCAGCCAGTGGCGTTAG
- the mnmE gene encoding tRNA uridine-5-carboxymethylaminomethyl(34) synthesis GTPase MnmE: MLDLGDTIAAIATAVAPEQGSIAIVRLSGKESVAIARKIFHAPGKQVWESHRILYGFVRTPAGQVIDEALLLLMLAPRSYTREDVVEFHCHGGIITVQKVLNLCIEQGARLARPGEFTLRAVLNGRIDLTQAEAIADLIGAKSSLSAEMALGSLQGKLGQRIRQLRNQCLDILAELEARIDFDEDLPPLNSQEIQDRIGDILRQIEELLATAERGVWLRRGIKVAIVGRPNVGKSSLLNAWSQTERAIVTDLPGTTRDVVDAYLVVQGIPVEILDTAGIRHTDDPVEQIGIHRSRQAMQNADVILLVINAAEGWTEMDQALYQELDASKVIFVVNKTDLVPSLPRLPAHLQPVVYTSALQRSGIDQLESVLLERIFQGKVQQTNLTYTINQRQQTALLQAQKALQQMQTTMAQQLPVDFWTIDLRTAIQALGSITGEEITEAMLDRIFSKFCIGK, from the coding sequence ATGCTGGATTTAGGGGATACAATTGCGGCGATTGCGACGGCGGTGGCACCGGAGCAAGGGAGTATTGCCATTGTGCGCTTGTCAGGCAAAGAGAGCGTTGCGATTGCTCGTAAAATTTTTCATGCGCCGGGGAAGCAAGTATGGGAAAGCCATCGCATTCTGTATGGTTTTGTGCGCACACCAGCGGGGCAAGTCATTGATGAAGCGCTGTTACTCCTGATGCTAGCTCCCCGTTCCTACACCCGCGAAGATGTGGTGGAATTTCACTGTCACGGGGGCATTATTACGGTGCAAAAGGTGTTGAATTTGTGTATTGAACAGGGAGCGCGACTGGCTCGACCGGGTGAGTTTACTTTGCGGGCGGTTCTGAATGGCCGGATTGACCTGACCCAAGCAGAAGCGATTGCCGATCTCATCGGGGCAAAATCATCGCTATCGGCGGAAATGGCGCTGGGTAGTTTGCAGGGGAAACTGGGACAACGCATTCGGCAACTGCGCAATCAATGTTTGGACATTCTGGCGGAACTGGAAGCTCGGATTGATTTCGATGAAGATTTACCACCGCTCAATTCGCAAGAGATTCAAGACCGGATTGGCGATATACTCCGCCAGATTGAAGAATTATTGGCAACAGCAGAGCGGGGTGTTTGGTTGCGGCGCGGGATCAAGGTGGCGATTGTCGGGCGTCCGAATGTGGGCAAATCGAGCTTGCTGAATGCTTGGAGTCAAACGGAACGGGCCATTGTTACCGATTTGCCGGGAACTACACGGGATGTGGTGGATGCCTATCTGGTAGTGCAGGGAATTCCAGTCGAAATTCTGGATACCGCCGGGATTCGTCATACAGATGACCCCGTGGAGCAAATCGGCATTCACCGTTCTCGCCAGGCCATGCAAAATGCCGATGTGATTTTACTGGTGATCAATGCTGCGGAAGGATGGACAGAAATGGACCAAGCTTTGTATCAAGAATTAGACGCTAGCAAAGTGATTTTTGTGGTTAATAAAACTGATTTGGTTCCATCTCTCCCGCGGCTACCTGCGCACCTACAACCGGTGGTTTATACATCTGCCCTGCAACGGAGCGGTATCGACCAGTTAGAGTCGGTCTTGCTAGAGCGGATTTTTCAAGGGAAAGTGCAGCAAACCAATCTCACCTATACGATTAACCAGCGACAGCAAACAGCTTTGCTCCAAGCCCAAAAAGCGCTGCAACAAATGCAAACGACTATGGCGCAACAATTGCCGGTGGATTTTTGGACGATTGACCTGCGCACAGCGATTCAAGCGCTGGGGAGTATTACTGGTGAAGAAATCACCGAAGCGATGCTGGATCGCATCTTCAGTAAGTTTTGTATCGGCAAATAA
- a CDS encoding pentapeptide repeat-containing protein encodes MDAAELLQRYSQGESDFSGQDLRGVRLNRADLINVNLSRCDLHSAEFVFAYLSRVNFQEAKLNQANLSGAYLSQANLSASDLNAAQLHGSVLYRANLSRAHAIFANFLDASLVEANLQGANLSSATLRGACLRNANLGKAAKGGSERVNLRRADLQGADLQGADLRGADLCWADLRRANLRGAKLQNCHLANANLSHAILDEANLNEADLSQAILHRTQLNLAQLVRAVLLETDCTDAQFQQANLTEAKASKAIFLRCQMDEAKCARADLTLTNLCQARLTHAVLHEAYLTKADLRDADLSHANLARADIGGANLNGAILRHTTMPDGRVT; translated from the coding sequence ATGGATGCCGCCGAACTGCTCCAGCGCTACAGCCAGGGAGAGAGCGACTTTTCAGGGCAAGACCTGCGGGGCGTTCGGCTAAACCGAGCGGATTTAATTAATGTGAACTTGTCTCGTTGCGATTTACACAGCGCCGAGTTTGTCTTTGCCTATCTCAGCCGGGTGAATTTTCAGGAAGCCAAACTCAACCAGGCCAACCTCAGCGGCGCCTATCTCTCGCAAGCCAATCTCTCGGCCAGCGACCTGAACGCCGCCCAGTTGCATGGCAGTGTCTTGTACCGGGCCAATCTCTCCCGCGCCCACGCCATCTTTGCCAATTTCCTAGACGCCAGCCTGGTGGAAGCCAATCTTCAGGGCGCCAATCTCTCCAGTGCCACGTTGCGCGGGGCTTGCCTACGGAATGCCAATTTGGGCAAAGCCGCCAAAGGCGGTAGCGAGCGGGTGAACCTCCGCCGGGCAGATTTGCAGGGCGCGGATTTACAGGGAGCGGATTTGCGGGGGGCGGATTTGTGCTGGGCGGACTTGCGCCGGGCCAATCTCAGGGGAGCGAAATTGCAAAACTGTCACCTGGCGAATGCCAACCTCAGCCATGCCATCTTGGATGAAGCCAATCTCAACGAAGCGGACCTGAGCCAAGCCATCCTGCATCGAACCCAACTGAACCTGGCGCAACTGGTGCGAGCTGTACTACTGGAAACTGATTGCACCGACGCGCAATTCCAGCAGGCCAATTTAACCGAAGCCAAGGCCAGCAAAGCCATTTTCCTGCGCTGCCAGATGGATGAAGCCAAATGCGCCCGCGCCGACCTCACCCTGACGAACCTGTGCCAGGCCCGTTTGACCCACGCAGTACTTCACGAAGCCTATCTCACCAAGGCGGACTTGCGGGATGCCGACCTGAGCCACGCCAACCTAGCCCGAGCCGACATTGGGGGAGCCAATCTCAATGGTGCGATTTTGCGCCACACCACCATGCCGGATGGTCGCGTCACCTAA
- a CDS encoding agmatine deiminase family protein translates to MSPKRRLPAEWEPHQATWLSWPHNRETWPEHLAAAEQALAQAVGYLQRGEVVHINVLDEAHQAHVQTLLGDCTNVIFHILPTNDAWCRDHGAIFIEEDQKLVATCWQYNAWGQKYPPWDRDQQVARQMAAILGVPRLTFDLVLEGGAIESNGQGTLLASRSCLLHPQRNPGLTTAQWDAIFREVFGAAQVIWLEVEIQGDDTDGHVDVTTRFVAPDTLVVAREANPGDPNYPALEANWQQLQAIAATQGWQLIALPMPQPVCQRGQRLPASYANFYIGNQVVLVPTFADPQDEVALTLLQKCFPERRVVGIDSRAIIEGLGGLHCLTQPVPAL, encoded by the coding sequence ATGTCCCCCAAACGCCGCTTGCCTGCCGAATGGGAACCCCACCAAGCTACCTGGTTGTCCTGGCCCCACAACCGGGAAACCTGGCCGGAACACTTAGCCGCAGCCGAACAGGCGTTAGCCCAAGCGGTTGGTTACCTACAGCGGGGGGAAGTCGTGCATATCAACGTACTAGATGAAGCGCACCAAGCTCACGTGCAAACGCTATTAGGTGACTGTACAAACGTTATTTTTCATATCCTGCCCACCAACGATGCCTGGTGCCGCGACCACGGAGCCATCTTTATCGAGGAAGACCAAAAGCTCGTCGCCACCTGCTGGCAATACAACGCTTGGGGCCAAAAATATCCCCCCTGGGACCGCGACCAGCAAGTAGCCAGGCAAATGGCAGCCATTTTAGGCGTTCCCCGTCTCACGTTTGACCTGGTGTTGGAGGGAGGAGCGATTGAATCCAACGGCCAGGGAACCTTGCTGGCGTCTCGGTCCTGTTTGCTCCATCCCCAGCGCAATCCTGGGTTAACCACCGCCCAGTGGGACGCGATTTTTCGGGAAGTTTTTGGGGCGGCGCAGGTGATTTGGCTAGAGGTCGAAATTCAAGGCGATGACACCGATGGCCATGTGGATGTCACAACCCGTTTTGTTGCGCCCGATACGCTGGTGGTCGCGCGCGAAGCCAATCCCGGTGACCCCAACTACCCAGCGCTGGAGGCGAATTGGCAACAGCTGCAGGCCATTGCTGCCACCCAGGGCTGGCAACTCATCGCCTTACCCATGCCCCAGCCGGTATGCCAGCGCGGCCAGCGGTTACCCGCCAGCTACGCCAATTTCTACATCGGGAACCAGGTGGTGCTCGTTCCCACGTTTGCTGACCCCCAGGATGAGGTTGCCCTGACGCTCCTGCAAAAGTGCTTTCCCGAGCGGCGCGTCGTGGGCATTGATAGCCGGGCCATTATTGAAGGCTTGGGCGGGCTGCACTGTTTGACCCAACCGGTACCAGCGCTTTAG